In Spirosoma aureum, a single genomic region encodes these proteins:
- a CDS encoding NADP-dependent oxidoreductase has product MQNTQVRLINRPLGLPKATDFSVETQPFQPLGVHEIRVQNRYVSIDPAMRSWMAGGRSYINPVPVGAVMRALGTGMVVESRHPDYKIGDYLYTNLGIQDYALLTEEHLKKPDYGNKPYRVDPAVAPLPAYLGALGLPGMTAYFGLLRVGKIRAGETVLISAAAGGVGSLAGQIAKRQGCFVVGITSSPEKCRIVEKEFGFDTCLSYKSPTWRDELAALCPDGVHVFFDNVGGDVLNGALPLMARGGRVILSGAVSQYNNMQFMRGPANYLTLISTRARMEGFVGIDFYDEFAEARAEIADWIREGSIRSDVHLVSGPVDTFVTLLGQLFGGQNTGKLVLEIVAD; this is encoded by the coding sequence ATGCAAAACACGCAAGTTCGACTCATCAACCGGCCGCTTGGTTTGCCTAAAGCAACTGATTTCTCGGTAGAAACGCAGCCTTTTCAGCCACTTGGCGTCCATGAAATACGAGTTCAGAATCGGTACGTATCCATTGATCCGGCCATGCGAAGCTGGATGGCCGGAGGCCGATCTTACATAAATCCCGTACCCGTTGGGGCCGTAATGCGGGCATTGGGAACGGGTATGGTCGTGGAATCGCGCCACCCTGACTACAAAATTGGCGATTACCTCTATACGAATCTCGGCATTCAGGACTATGCCCTGCTCACTGAAGAACACCTCAAGAAACCCGATTACGGAAATAAACCGTATCGGGTCGATCCGGCCGTGGCTCCATTGCCAGCCTACCTTGGTGCCTTAGGACTTCCAGGTATGACTGCCTACTTCGGACTGTTACGGGTGGGCAAGATCCGGGCTGGAGAAACGGTCCTGATTTCGGCCGCTGCGGGTGGTGTGGGAAGCCTGGCCGGACAGATTGCCAAACGGCAGGGGTGCTTCGTTGTGGGAATTACCAGTAGCCCGGAAAAATGCCGGATTGTTGAAAAGGAGTTTGGGTTCGATACCTGCCTGTCGTATAAATCGCCGACCTGGCGCGACGAATTAGCGGCCCTTTGTCCCGACGGCGTTCACGTATTCTTCGACAATGTTGGCGGTGACGTGCTTAATGGAGCATTGCCACTGATGGCCAGAGGAGGCCGGGTGATTTTGTCGGGGGCCGTTTCGCAGTACAATAACATGCAGTTTATGCGTGGGCCAGCCAATTATCTGACCCTCATCTCGACCCGTGCGCGTATGGAGGGCTTTGTCGGCATCGATTTTTACGATGAGTTTGCGGAGGCACGTGCCGAAATAGCGGACTGGATTCGAGAAGGATCAATTCGATCCGATGTTCATCTGGTTTCGGGGCCGGTCGATACATTTGTCACGCTCCTGGGCCAGTTGTTCGGCGGGCAAAATACGGGCAAACTCGTGCTGGAAATTGTTGCAGACTAA
- a CDS encoding TonB-dependent receptor, whose translation MKTRLQTFILGLLLSSPAWSQVVVQGKVFNAQMKPLASANIGILNSYAGATTDADGSFSFTTDGRGTVQVVAQMLGYAHLPMTVTISDTTRQITLKFVLNEESINLDGVTVKTRKTDFLGRGGLPSLKALEVRAMGGSNADIANGIRTMPGVQATSDATGLFVRGGTSDETKVYVDGLLANNFFYNGSPGVSQRGRFAPELFSGNFFSSGGYSALYGQALSSALILETNDVADRSSIGGNISTTGAMFEMNRVIRPERLSAGGSITYTNMSPYYRVVPQRRTFTGGPEYLDGLFHLKYRAGDKGVLKILGTVGRNNVQFLQNTTGRTAQYGLVSSNGFVSVSYAGSVGKEWTMNAGFGASLSNNTASIDSLPMIDGQVSLRRSRQVAQQVYNTRVVFRRSIGKGSDLYLGMDHVMTGTDMQLAQQHLIAPVQHLNEQYGAVFAESNVSLSRTLSTRLGLRAEGASAISRLAVAPRMSLTYAPGKVHKLTLSYGQFYQQPTYDYLISNTNRNSLRFQEATHYIASYQMVRTNQLLRVELYQKTYNRLLRTSPDTSSTGKGYARGFEVLWKEENRLPNVNYWVSYSYLDTKRQYLDYPMLVQPSFAATHTLATVVNVLIPSIPLNIGLTYTFASGRPYYNPNRKNDQFMTDHTPAYHNVGATVAYLTRIGKANSTLAFSANNLLGNQQIFGYQYSSLTNREASMPLANRFYYLGLFINWGIDKRSKTLNDLLQN comes from the coding sequence ATGAAAACACGTCTACAGACATTCATTTTAGGGCTGCTTCTGAGTAGCCCTGCCTGGAGTCAGGTTGTTGTGCAGGGTAAGGTGTTCAATGCACAGATGAAGCCACTAGCCAGTGCTAATATTGGGATATTGAATTCGTATGCCGGGGCCACCACCGACGCCGATGGCTCCTTTTCGTTCACGACCGATGGACGGGGAACCGTTCAGGTGGTGGCGCAGATGTTGGGTTATGCTCATCTGCCGATGACGGTTACCATCAGCGATACGACACGGCAGATAACGCTGAAGTTCGTGCTCAATGAAGAGTCGATCAATCTGGATGGTGTCACCGTTAAAACCCGGAAAACTGATTTTCTGGGCCGGGGCGGATTGCCCAGCCTGAAAGCGCTGGAGGTTCGGGCCATGGGGGGCAGCAATGCCGATATTGCAAATGGCATTCGGACAATGCCCGGTGTACAGGCCACTTCGGATGCTACCGGGTTGTTTGTCAGGGGCGGCACTAGCGATGAAACAAAGGTGTATGTGGATGGGCTGCTGGCCAATAATTTTTTCTACAACGGTAGCCCTGGTGTGTCGCAGCGAGGCCGGTTTGCGCCAGAGCTATTTTCGGGAAATTTCTTCAGTAGTGGTGGTTATTCGGCCCTGTATGGTCAGGCATTGTCGTCGGCTTTGATTCTGGAAACCAACGATGTGGCCGACCGTTCGTCGATAGGTGGCAACATCAGCACAACGGGTGCAATGTTCGAAATGAACCGCGTTATCCGTCCTGAACGGCTGTCGGCAGGTGGTTCGATCACCTACACGAACATGAGTCCCTACTATCGCGTTGTTCCGCAGCGTCGCACATTTACCGGTGGCCCGGAATACCTCGACGGCCTGTTTCACCTCAAATACCGGGCTGGCGATAAAGGGGTGCTGAAAATTCTTGGAACGGTTGGCCGCAATAACGTCCAGTTTTTGCAGAATACCACCGGCCGAACCGCTCAGTATGGGTTGGTGAGTAGCAATGGATTTGTGAGTGTTTCGTATGCAGGCAGCGTGGGTAAGGAATGGACGATGAATGCCGGATTTGGCGCCAGTTTGTCTAATAACACGGCATCAATTGACTCTTTGCCAATGATCGATGGACAGGTATCGCTGCGTCGGTCGCGCCAGGTTGCCCAGCAGGTTTATAATACGCGGGTTGTCTTTCGGCGGTCGATCGGGAAAGGATCGGATCTGTACCTGGGTATGGACCATGTCATGACCGGAACCGACATGCAACTGGCTCAACAGCATCTAATTGCGCCTGTTCAGCATCTGAACGAACAATATGGAGCTGTTTTTGCTGAAAGTAACGTGTCGCTGAGCCGGACGCTGAGTACCCGGTTGGGGCTTCGGGCCGAGGGGGCATCGGCAATCAGTCGGCTGGCCGTAGCACCGCGTATGTCGCTGACCTATGCGCCGGGAAAGGTTCATAAGTTAACCCTTAGCTATGGACAATTTTACCAGCAACCGACCTACGATTACCTGATCAGCAATACGAACCGCAACTCGCTGCGTTTTCAGGAAGCCACCCACTACATCGCGAGTTATCAGATGGTACGGACCAATCAGCTGCTTCGGGTGGAGTTGTATCAAAAAACATACAACCGGCTGCTTCGGACAAGCCCTGATACCAGTTCGACCGGCAAAGGTTATGCACGTGGGTTTGAGGTACTCTGGAAAGAGGAAAATCGTCTTCCTAATGTAAACTACTGGGTATCGTACTCATACCTGGATACAAAACGGCAATATCTCGACTATCCGATGCTGGTGCAGCCCAGTTTTGCGGCTACGCACACGCTGGCTACCGTTGTCAATGTGCTGATTCCGTCGATACCGCTCAACATCGGCCTGACCTACACCTTTGCATCAGGACGGCCCTATTATAACCCCAACCGGAAAAACGACCAGTTTATGACCGATCATACACCGGCCTATCATAACGTAGGTGCCACGGTGGCTTATTTGACCCGCATCGGTAAGGCTAATTCAACGCTTGCTTTTTCGGCCAACAACTTGCTCGGTAATCAGCAGATATTCGGTTATCAATACAGCTCTCTCACAAACAGGGAAGCTTCGATGCCGCTGGCCAATCGCTTCTATTACCTGGGTCTGTTTATAAACTGGGGAATTGATAAGCGCAGTAAAACTCTTAACGATCTGTTACAGAATTAA
- a CDS encoding arginase family protein — protein sequence MITDVSVSPLLLKSPYLDITLSNQTGKGTIFNMISGKSYEVSPAIVSILDFFRQPATTDALFDEMDIENDQLELAIAYLQRNGLLLDPSTEGWERFTADVMAVKNRIFGVDAYHERAEAVIVGIPFGKGNGKSMGGAKFPFHIREFSQNNNLLLKGADFLLFDELTATRLQPLFQNSKLVDYGNLFVNANESTAFVYAKIHHMASQLFKAGKIPAFIGGDHSISYPLIKAASETYPNLHVIHFDAHTDTYGSRYDSISHWGKVHHYGNFMTKCLELSNVQQVYQFGIRGFANAGTRPRPKQHIHWCHQVSEQLRQGKRFDLPDDVPYYVTFDVDVLDPTVLPGTATPIPGGFSLEEIKQLFSQLLPGRQLVGFDLVEANPDFDSTDLTTQVAMEILLRLMSYLTIS from the coding sequence ATGATAACCGACGTTTCTGTTTCGCCCCTGTTGTTAAAGTCGCCTTATCTTGATATCACCCTGTCGAATCAAACGGGTAAAGGCACCATCTTCAACATGATCAGTGGAAAGAGCTACGAAGTTAGCCCGGCCATTGTTTCGATCCTTGATTTCTTTAGACAGCCTGCCACGACCGACGCGCTGTTTGACGAAATGGACATAGAGAATGATCAGCTTGAGCTAGCGATCGCCTATCTGCAACGAAATGGATTGCTGCTCGATCCCAGCACCGAAGGGTGGGAGCGTTTTACGGCCGATGTGATGGCGGTAAAAAACCGAATCTTTGGGGTAGATGCCTACCACGAGCGGGCCGAAGCCGTTATTGTCGGTATTCCGTTTGGCAAGGGAAATGGGAAGTCGATGGGCGGAGCGAAGTTTCCGTTTCACATCCGGGAGTTTAGTCAGAATAATAATCTTCTGCTGAAAGGGGCTGATTTCCTGCTTTTTGATGAGCTGACCGCCACACGTCTTCAGCCCCTGTTTCAGAACAGTAAGCTGGTTGATTACGGCAATCTGTTCGTGAACGCCAATGAGTCGACGGCTTTTGTGTACGCCAAAATTCACCACATGGCGAGCCAGCTGTTTAAAGCCGGTAAAATTCCGGCCTTTATCGGGGGCGATCACTCCATCAGCTATCCACTCATTAAAGCAGCCTCTGAGACCTATCCCAATTTACACGTCATTCATTTCGATGCACACACCGATACCTACGGCTCGCGGTACGACAGCATAAGCCACTGGGGGAAGGTGCATCACTACGGCAACTTCATGACGAAGTGCCTGGAATTGAGCAACGTGCAGCAAGTCTATCAGTTTGGCATTCGCGGGTTTGCCAATGCCGGAACCAGGCCCCGCCCGAAACAACACATTCACTGGTGTCATCAGGTAAGCGAGCAGTTACGGCAGGGCAAACGGTTCGATTTGCCCGACGATGTTCCGTATTACGTGACGTTCGATGTCGATGTTCTGGACCCGACGGTTCTGCCAGGCACCGCAACGCCGATACCAGGAGGCTTTTCGCTGGAGGAGATCAAACAGCTTTTTAGCCAGCTCCTGCCAGGACGTCAACTAGTAGGCTTCGATCTGGTAGAAGCCAATCCCGACTTCGATTCAACGGATCTGACCACGCAGGTGGCTATGGAAATCTTGCTTCGCCTAATGAGCTATCTAACTATTTCGTAA
- a CDS encoding M50 family metallopeptidase yields MIALETDSFRIEEMERSDSNRQFLLTVSGRPYKVGEFVYLILDGVSRKLTYQQISETLNARQSETHFAADDVARLVEDKLRPMGVFDAPQAETSQASNPALGNIYARYTLLRFNQYAWLLRIIQYVFSPVFFGITFVVALAANTYLMRELLALDHYVQNHNAATLATGDCDRGLWHMLVFYPVVLGILLIHELGHAAAGYRFGIKPKEIGAGLYLIFPVLYTDVTEVWRLGKLKRTIVNLGGIYFQLLINLILIGYLVSHFGDFGQINTTRYLIQLNVATIIINAIPFLKFDGYWIYSDLFSLPNLRRQSVLYVRNLAGKVLPSLRKPAKANDPEVDLKNPFLLVYSLGRLWFLAYFFVFAFKTFFEVVLHYPQTTYQFFMDFSVCSAEPFLKSSLTVGLFAYFSLGYARQSRQAIRTAIRSRFAH; encoded by the coding sequence ATGATCGCCTTAGAAACCGACTCGTTCCGAATAGAAGAGATGGAGCGCTCGGACTCCAACCGACAGTTTTTGCTGACCGTAAGTGGGCGGCCTTATAAAGTCGGGGAATTTGTGTACCTTATTTTGGATGGCGTCAGCCGGAAGCTTACCTATCAGCAAATCAGCGAAACACTCAACGCCCGCCAGAGCGAAACGCATTTTGCGGCCGACGATGTGGCCCGGCTGGTAGAGGATAAACTCCGGCCAATGGGTGTTTTCGACGCTCCTCAGGCAGAAACAAGCCAGGCCAGCAATCCGGCCCTTGGCAATATATATGCCCGGTATACACTGCTTCGGTTTAACCAGTATGCCTGGTTGCTTCGCATCATTCAGTACGTTTTTTCGCCCGTATTCTTTGGCATTACGTTCGTGGTGGCGCTGGCCGCGAATACGTACCTGATGCGTGAATTGCTGGCCCTCGATCATTATGTGCAGAACCACAACGCGGCTACCCTGGCTACGGGTGACTGCGACCGGGGGCTGTGGCATATGCTCGTTTTTTATCCCGTCGTACTTGGTATTCTATTAATTCACGAACTGGGCCATGCCGCAGCGGGTTATCGGTTCGGGATCAAACCTAAAGAAATTGGAGCGGGCTTATACCTGATTTTTCCGGTACTCTACACCGATGTTACGGAGGTCTGGCGGCTTGGAAAACTCAAACGAACCATCGTCAATCTGGGGGGTATTTATTTCCAGCTCCTCATCAACCTGATCCTGATCGGTTATCTCGTCAGTCACTTTGGCGATTTCGGCCAGATCAATACAACCCGCTACCTTATTCAGCTCAATGTGGCGACGATCATTATCAACGCCATTCCATTCCTCAAATTCGATGGGTACTGGATCTACAGCGATCTGTTCTCGCTGCCTAATCTGCGTCGTCAGTCAGTTCTATATGTTCGTAATCTGGCTGGTAAAGTGCTTCCGTCACTTCGGAAACCGGCAAAGGCGAACGATCCGGAAGTCGATCTGAAAAATCCGTTTCTGCTGGTATATAGCCTGGGGCGGTTGTGGTTTCTGGCCTATTTTTTCGTGTTCGCTTTCAAAACATTCTTCGAGGTTGTACTGCATTATCCACAGACCACCTATCAGTTCTTCATGGATTTCTCGGTCTGCTCGGCTGAGCCGTTTCTGAAATCGTCACTAACGGTCGGGCTGTTTGCTTACTTCTCGCTGGGATATGCCCGCCAGAGCCGACAAGCTATCCGAACGGCTATCCGTAGTCGATTCGCTCACTAA
- a CDS encoding acyl carrier protein, with protein sequence MSALANIQDRIREIVIDVLQADGELVELTNETPFFGTEDHPGVIQDSLAILEIASRLAEEFGLMPSDLGEEAFQNLDTLSEQVALKVQENALAVV encoded by the coding sequence ATGTCAGCTTTAGCAAACATCCAGGACCGTATCCGTGAAATCGTAATCGACGTATTACAAGCCGATGGTGAGCTTGTCGAACTAACCAACGAAACCCCATTCTTCGGCACTGAAGATCATCCGGGCGTTATTCAGGATTCACTGGCTATTCTGGAGATTGCCTCCCGCCTGGCCGAAGAATTTGGCCTGATGCCTTCTGATTTAGGCGAAGAAGCTTTCCAAAACCTGGATACGCTGAGTGAGCAGGTTGCCCTCAAGGTTCAGGAGAATGCACTGGCAGTCGTTTAG
- a CDS encoding TonB-dependent receptor, with protein MKPFLLSLCLLYASLVSVCAQTIQGTLFQERTQRPIAHAEVLLANGSDQRVWSDSTGHYVMTVPEPGRYRLLIKAEGHHLQLIDNVLVTTGKETVADVVLTESTQQLSEVNVRGSRPATAIANGYVSVSGQIIDLEQTTRFAGSRNDPSRMAMNFAGVVGNNDTRNDIVVRGNAPNGLLWRIEGVDVPNPNHFGAMGATGGPVPILNSQTLKTSSFLTGAFPAAYGNALSGVFDLQLRNGNERKREYTFQAGFTGFEAGAEGPLSKKNKSSYLVHYRYSVLGLLSKIGLRFGTGASAPQYQDLTFKLNFPMAKGHTISIFGVGGKNGTVFDNTVSAYSDAGTYNDYRTAMGVIGATYNSQLTTQTTFRLTTALTGTQVANRYDTLGRDETLHANYRDRSHYTKATAHAQLTHRYSIQSSLLAGVIASNYWFSFHDSAQSASGMKPLRNADALAQTYQGYLQWQYTPTDRLTLNVGLHATHLSLNQHGVVEPRAGLQYQLTPKITLSAGVGNYSRMQDWMLYFNEPTADNQVGRLPNQSLGFSKSRQAVLGWTQRIGTDWLLKAETYYQYLYDIPIDQKPSYYSALNEGASFFTTNRTGLINAGTGRNYGAELTVEKPFSKQYYVLSTLSMFNSQYRTLLGAWNATAFANRFVWNALGGYEWTVGSRNSLAIDVRNTLAGGRRYTPIDLTRSQDMNRTVFDEQRPFSGQLPVYSRTDIKLTYRRNKPRATFEWSIDVQNAFNHSNAYQMLYSSQLNSLAYSLQMGRYFVVNQRIVF; from the coding sequence ATGAAACCCTTTCTCCTTAGCCTTTGTCTGCTCTATGCCTCGCTCGTGAGCGTTTGTGCCCAGACAATTCAGGGAACGTTGTTTCAGGAACGAACTCAGCGGCCCATTGCCCATGCCGAAGTACTCCTGGCCAACGGTTCAGACCAGCGCGTCTGGTCCGATAGCACCGGCCACTACGTCATGACAGTGCCCGAACCGGGCCGCTATCGGTTGTTGATCAAAGCCGAAGGGCACCATCTTCAATTGATCGATAATGTGCTGGTTACTACTGGCAAGGAAACCGTAGCCGACGTTGTGCTGACCGAATCGACACAGCAGTTAAGTGAGGTAAACGTGCGGGGCAGCCGGCCAGCAACGGCCATTGCAAACGGTTATGTGTCGGTGAGCGGTCAGATAATTGATCTGGAGCAAACGACGCGTTTTGCCGGAAGCCGCAATGATCCATCCCGAATGGCCATGAACTTTGCCGGTGTGGTCGGTAATAATGACACACGAAACGATATTGTCGTCCGGGGAAATGCGCCGAATGGTCTTTTGTGGCGAATCGAAGGTGTCGACGTGCCGAACCCGAATCACTTTGGTGCCATGGGCGCTACAGGTGGGCCCGTTCCTATCCTGAATAGCCAGACACTCAAAACATCGTCGTTCCTGACCGGAGCCTTTCCGGCCGCTTACGGGAATGCCTTATCAGGCGTGTTTGATCTTCAGCTGCGTAATGGAAACGAGCGCAAACGAGAGTATACATTTCAGGCTGGGTTTACGGGCTTTGAAGCTGGTGCCGAAGGACCACTTTCTAAAAAGAACAAGTCGAGTTACCTGGTTCATTACCGGTATAGTGTGCTGGGGCTACTCAGTAAAATCGGGCTTCGGTTCGGAACGGGTGCGTCGGCTCCTCAGTACCAGGACCTGACTTTTAAACTGAATTTTCCGATGGCTAAAGGTCATACAATCAGCATCTTCGGCGTCGGCGGGAAAAACGGAACGGTCTTCGACAATACGGTTAGCGCCTACAGTGATGCGGGCACCTACAATGACTATCGGACGGCAATGGGCGTGATAGGGGCAACCTACAACAGCCAGCTAACCACCCAGACAACGTTCCGTCTGACAACTGCATTGACAGGGACACAAGTCGCGAACCGCTATGATACGCTCGGACGGGATGAAACCCTGCACGCAAACTACCGCGATCGGTCGCACTACACAAAAGCCACTGCTCATGCCCAACTGACGCACCGGTATTCGATACAGAGTAGCCTGCTGGCTGGCGTGATTGCTTCCAACTACTGGTTTTCGTTTCACGACAGCGCCCAGTCGGCGTCGGGCATGAAGCCGCTACGGAACGCCGATGCGTTGGCACAAACCTACCAGGGTTATCTTCAATGGCAGTATACACCTACCGATCGACTGACGCTTAATGTAGGGCTGCATGCCACGCACCTGAGCCTTAATCAGCACGGAGTTGTTGAACCAAGGGCGGGGCTTCAGTATCAACTTACGCCTAAAATAACACTCAGTGCTGGTGTGGGCAACTACAGCCGAATGCAGGATTGGATGCTGTATTTTAACGAACCAACCGCCGATAATCAGGTGGGTCGTTTGCCGAATCAGTCGCTTGGTTTCTCAAAAAGTCGACAGGCTGTGCTAGGCTGGACCCAACGCATAGGCACCGACTGGCTCCTGAAAGCAGAGACGTATTATCAATATTTATACGACATTCCGATTGACCAGAAGCCATCGTATTATTCTGCGCTGAACGAAGGAGCCTCGTTTTTTACAACCAACCGAACGGGCCTGATCAACGCCGGAACCGGACGAAATTATGGCGCTGAGCTGACCGTCGAGAAGCCTTTTAGCAAACAGTATTACGTGCTCTCGACACTATCCATGTTCAACAGTCAATATCGAACCTTGCTGGGTGCATGGAATGCTACAGCTTTTGCCAATCGGTTTGTCTGGAATGCGCTGGGAGGTTATGAATGGACGGTTGGGTCCCGCAATTCGCTGGCTATCGATGTTCGAAATACCCTGGCTGGCGGCCGACGATACACCCCGATCGATCTGACCCGTTCGCAGGATATGAACAGGACCGTTTTTGACGAACAGCGACCTTTTTCCGGACAATTGCCGGTCTACAGTCGAACAGATATCAAGCTTACTTACCGGCGTAACAAGCCTCGGGCCACCTTCGAATGGTCGATTGATGTACAGAATGCATTTAACCATTCGAATGCCTATCAGATGCTCTATAGCAGTCAGTTGAATTCATTGGCGTATTCGCTGCAGATGGGTCGTTATTTTGTTGTTAATCAGCGCATTGTGTTTTGA
- a CDS encoding thioesterase II family protein, whose protein sequence is MEALRLFCFPFAAGSCYSYQPLIRQAPPGIIWIPLDYPGRGRRLFESSLDTLDAVADDLFQRLKTQLTGPFAFFGHSMGSLIAYRLSCRLRAEGMTPPLHLFLSGRGGASIPEKQRNAKNMTRQEIIQEVQEMDGDVSALLKNPRSFDLYEKVLRADMMALESYDYAQTGPASLTIPATVFIGDHDIYTPVEAARWQEEFTRPIDLHILPGGHFFLFDNAPFIHLCVHDVLIPFSLYPIQRHETLSP, encoded by the coding sequence ATGGAAGCCCTTCGTCTGTTCTGCTTTCCGTTTGCGGCTGGCAGCTGCTATTCGTACCAACCCCTGATCCGGCAGGCTCCGCCGGGTATCATATGGATACCGCTTGATTATCCGGGTCGGGGTCGTCGGTTGTTTGAATCCTCGCTAGACACGCTCGATGCGGTAGCCGATGATCTGTTTCAGCGACTCAAAACACAACTGACAGGCCCCTTTGCCTTTTTCGGGCACAGCATGGGCAGTTTAATCGCCTATCGACTCAGCTGTCGGCTTCGGGCCGAAGGAATGACCCCACCCCTGCATCTCTTTCTGTCGGGGCGGGGTGGGGCCAGCATTCCCGAAAAGCAACGAAATGCGAAGAACATGACCCGCCAGGAGATCATCCAGGAAGTACAGGAGATGGACGGTGATGTGTCGGCTTTACTGAAAAACCCTCGATCGTTCGATCTGTACGAAAAAGTGTTGCGGGCCGATATGATGGCGCTTGAAAGCTACGATTATGCACAAACCGGCCCCGCCAGTCTGACCATTCCGGCAACTGTATTTATCGGCGATCACGACATTTATACACCAGTGGAGGCTGCCCGCTGGCAGGAAGAGTTTACCAGACCGATTGATTTGCACATACTGCCCGGCGGCCATTTCTTTCTCTTCGACAATGCGCCGTTCATCCACCTGTGCGTACACGATGTGCTTATCCCTTTTTCACTTTATCCAATCCAGCGACATGAAACCCTTTCTCCTTAG
- a CDS encoding 4'-phosphopantetheinyl transferase family protein, with protein MPLSTLSVYWADLAAEHRSEADLARLPVPVRPYRTAQSRQLSMLSKWLLHYALHHHPPHPDEPLVSLRYHVNGKPYLSDSRYAFSLSHSGQLAACVIAPRRAVGIDIQKRVRLRPGVEGLFLSMAERELMTGEDVLALWSQKEAAYKALGHELDARLTDFQFDHIQQLRCRDVIIRLIPLLIQPNYIGYVAYEASDTNDHVTVQLESL; from the coding sequence ATGCCGTTATCTACTCTCTCTGTCTATTGGGCTGACCTTGCGGCTGAACATCGGTCTGAGGCTGACCTAGCCCGATTACCGGTCCCCGTGCGACCCTATCGCACGGCTCAGTCCCGGCAACTGTCGATGTTGAGTAAGTGGCTATTGCATTACGCGCTTCACCATCACCCGCCCCATCCCGACGAACCGCTGGTCAGTTTACGCTACCATGTGAACGGAAAACCTTATCTGTCGGATAGCCGGTATGCGTTCAGTCTGTCGCATTCGGGGCAATTGGCCGCCTGCGTCATTGCTCCCCGACGAGCCGTAGGCATCGACATTCAAAAACGCGTTCGATTACGGCCTGGGGTCGAAGGATTGTTTCTGTCAATGGCCGAGCGGGAGCTCATGACTGGCGAAGACGTACTGGCTTTATGGTCGCAGAAAGAGGCCGCTTACAAGGCGCTTGGGCATGAACTGGATGCGCGCCTGACCGACTTTCAGTTTGATCATATTCAACAGCTTCGGTGCCGCGATGTCATCATACGACTGATCCCGTTGCTGATTCAACCAAACTACATTGGCTACGTTGCCTACGAAGCCAGCGATACGAACGACCACGTGACCGTACAACTCGAAAGCCTCTGA